From Mytilus galloprovincialis chromosome 9, xbMytGall1.hap1.1, whole genome shotgun sequence, the proteins below share one genomic window:
- the LOC143046525 gene encoding uncharacterized protein LOC143046525, with protein MEWTAEKEEKVHKVVAGFSEAIICVATFEFTYEQWANVEGDIRAAEDRESALIKELDKLKEHGTTEKEDLEREEYGLKVQDNTGNISDELKDLDGALDVAEQQMATIRSERQGAPMSAAEQQEALIRAEHQEESLSAPEQLEASASAAEQEEFMSVEEQKEAYMKLTDVLGPTEKSPKNAGYLFQDIVQNSKQNRALSKQTKKDKNRIKRNIKKDEKLREKIAKKEEKVVQLHLKLVDQIMKRYNKDVKVQRKIEEQRRKKIDKIEIKAQKMLEKEMKRIKKVDAKDEKKKKTPIMVEKDKKYDMKKSKTKKETENIKGQEMKEERNKDGIKAMNKNKTKKVAEKNKDEKKKESQTMENIDNGGKKYSISANIQAFFRIFSCNKRQEKDKAVV; from the exons ATGGAGTGGACagcagaaaaagaagaaaaagtacATAAAGTAGTAGCTGGGTTCAGTGAAGCAATCATTTGTGTTGCGACATTTGAATTCACATACGAACAGTGGGCAAATGTAGAAGGAGACATAAGAGCAGCTGAGGATAGGGAATCTGCCCTGATAAAGGAGTTAG ACAAATTAAAAGAACATGGCACAACCGAAAAAGAAGATTTAGAAAGAGAAGAATATGGGTTGAAAGTTCAAGACAACACGGGTAATATATCTGACGAATTGAAAGACTTGGACGGGGCATTAGACGTGGCAGAACAGCAGATGGCAACTATAAGATCAGAACGTCAAGGTGCACCTATGAGTGCAGCAGAGCAACAAGAGGCATTAATTAGAGCAGAACATCAAGAGGAATCTTTGAGTGCACCAGAACAGCTAGAGGCATCTGCGAGTGCAGCAGAACAAGAGGAATTTATGAGTGTAGAAGAACAAAAAGAGGCATACATGAAATTAACAG ATGTTTTAGGACCAACAGAAAAATCGCCAAAGAATGCCGGATATCTTTTCCAG GATATTGTCCAGAATTCTAAACAGAATAGAGCTcttagcaaacaaacaaaaaaggacaaaaataggataaaaagaaatattaagaaaGACGAAAAATTAAGAGAAAAAATTGCTAAAAAAGAGGAAAAAGTTGTACAGTTGCACTTAAAGTTGGTAGATCAAATTATGAAAAGGTACAACAAGGACGTCAAAGTACAACGAAAAATAGAAGAACAGAGGAGAAAGAAGATTGACAAAATTGAGATAAAAGCTCAAAAAATGTTGGAGAAAG AAATGAAGAGGATAAAGAAAGTAGATGCAAAAgatgaaaagaagaaaaagaccCCCATTATGGttgaaaaggacaaaaaatatGATATGAAGAAAAGCAAAACAAAGAAAGAGACAGAGAATATTAAGGGTCAGGAGATGAAAGAGGAACGCAATAAAGATGGTATAAAGGctatgaataaaaacaaaacaaagaaagtgGCTGAGAAAAACaaagatgaaaagaaaaaagagTCCCAAACTATGGAAAACATTGATAATGGCGGAAAGAAATACTCAATTTCAGCAAACATTCAGGCATTTTTTCGAATCTTTTCTTGCAACAAACGTCAGGAAAAGGATAAAGCTGTAGTTTGA